Proteins encoded in a region of the Zea mays cultivar B73 chromosome 4, Zm-B73-REFERENCE-NAM-5.0, whole genome shotgun sequence genome:
- the LOC100283677 gene encoding hydroxymethylglutaryl-CoA lyase, mitochondrial isoform X1, translating to MSSLEEPLGLGDLPKLSINRLGRFVSLGARRPPADDDDHSTGKYSSSSCNNGSHQMAFHHGSNSSYPWHPQCRQAADPSRDAVELRDLPRKVMWELPRFVKIVEVGPRDGLQNEKGNVPASVKIQLIHKLVGAGLSVVEATSFVSPKWVPQLADAEEVLKGIKQEPGVRYPVLTPNLRGFEAAIAAGAKEIAVFASASESFSRSNINCTIEESLARYRGVTAAAKKHGLSIRGYVSCVIACPVGGATDPAKVAYVAKELYTMGCSEISLGDTTGVGTPGSVVAMLQAVMSFVPVDKIAVHFHDTYGQALANILVSLQVSKATMGINIVDSSVSGLGGCPYAKGATGNVATEDVVYMLHGLGIETNVDLNKLMEAGDYISKHLGRPLGSKTATALRKLTA from the exons ATGTCGAGCCTCGAGGAGCCGCTGGGTCTCGGAGACCTGCCTAAGTTGAGTATTAACAGACTCGGGCGGTTCGTGTCGCTGGGCGCTCGGAGGCCACCGGCCGACGACGACGACCACAGCACTGGCAA ATACAGCAGCAGCTCCTGCAACAATGGCAGCCATCAGATGGCCTTCCATCATGGCAGCAACTCCTCCTATCCCTGGCACCCGCAGTGCCGCCAGGCCGCCGATCCATCACGCGATGCAGTGGAGCTTAGAGATCTCCCTCGCAAG GTCATGTGGGAGCTGCCGAGGTTCGTGAAGATAGTGGAGGTGGGGCCTCGGGACGGCCTGCAGAACGAGAAGGGCAACGTCCCGGCGTCCGTGAAGATCCAGCTGATACACAAGCTGGTCGGCGCGGGCCTGTCGGTTGTCGAGGCCACCAGCTTCGTCTCCCCAAAGTGGGTGCCGCAG CTAGCCGACGCAGAGGAGGTGCTGAAGGGTATAAAGCAGGAGCCAGGCGTGCGGTACCCGGTGCTAACACCTAACCTCAGA GGGTTCGAGGCTGCCATCGCAGCCGGCGCGAAGGAAATCGCGGTCTTCGCGTCCGCGTCTGAATCCTTCTCCAGGTCCAACATCAACTGCACCATCGAGGAGAGCCTTGCTCGGTACCGCGGCGTCACAGCGGCTGCCAAGAAACACGGGCTAAGCATCCGGGG GTACGTGTCATGTGTGATTGCTTGCCCCGTTGGAGGCGCAACCGATCCGGCGAAGGTGGCGTACGTAGCTAAGGAGCTGTATACCATGGGCTGCTCGGAGATCTCGCTCGGCGACACGACTGGTGTCGGGACACCAG GTAGCGTGGTTGCTATGCTTCAAGCTGTCATGTCGTTTGTCCCGGTGGACAAGATTGCCGTTCATTTCCACGATACGTACGGGCAGGCCCTTGCCAACATCCTCGTCTCCCTTCAAGTAAGCAAAGCAACG ATGGGGATCAACATAGTGGACTCGTCGGTGTCGGGCCTTGGAGGCTGCCCGTATGCCAAGGGCGCCACTGGCAACGTCGCCACGGAGGATGTCGTGTACATGCTCCATGGCCTGGGGATCGAGAccaacgtcgacctcaacaagctCATGGAGGCTGGTGACTACATCTCCAAGCATCTGGGCAGGCCGCtgggttccaagaccgccactgcTCTCCGCAAGCTGACCGCCTGA
- the LOC100283677 gene encoding Hydroxymethylglutaryl-CoA lyase, mitochondrial (The RefSeq protein has 2 substitutions compared to this genomic sequence) — MSSLEEPLGLGDLPKLSINRLGRFVSLGARRPPADDDDHSTGKYSSSSCNNGSPQMAFHHGSNSSYPWHPQCRQAADPSRDAVELRDLPRKVMWELPRFVKIVEVGPRDGLQNEKGNVPASVKIQLIHKLVGAGLSVVEATSFVSPKWVPQLADAEEVLKGIKQEPGVRYPVLTPNLRGFEAAIAAGAKEIAVFASASESFSRSNINCSIEESLARYRGVTAAAKKHGLSIRGYVSCVIACPVGGATDPAKVAYVAKELYTMGCSEISLGDTTGVGTPGSVVAMLQAVMSFVPVDKIAVHFHDTYGQALANILVSLQMGINIVDSSVSGLGGCPYAKGATGNVATEDVVYMLHGLGIETNVDLNKLMEAGDYISKHLGRPLGSKTATALRKLTA; from the exons ATGTCGAGCCTCGAGGAGCCGCTGGGTCTCGGAGACCTGCCTAAGTTGAGTATTAACAGACTCGGGCGGTTCGTGTCGCTGGGCGCTCGGAGGCCACCGGCCGACGACGACGACCACAGCACTGGCAA ATACAGCAGCAGCTCCTGCAACAATGGCAGCCATCAGATGGCCTTCCATCATGGCAGCAACTCCTCCTATCCCTGGCACCCGCAGTGCCGCCAGGCCGCCGATCCATCACGCGATGCAGTGGAGCTTAGAGATCTCCCTCGCAAG GTCATGTGGGAGCTGCCGAGGTTCGTGAAGATAGTGGAGGTGGGGCCTCGGGACGGCCTGCAGAACGAGAAGGGCAACGTCCCGGCGTCCGTGAAGATCCAGCTGATACACAAGCTGGTCGGCGCGGGCCTGTCGGTTGTCGAGGCCACCAGCTTCGTCTCCCCAAAGTGGGTGCCGCAG CTAGCCGACGCAGAGGAGGTGCTGAAGGGTATAAAGCAGGAGCCAGGCGTGCGGTACCCGGTGCTAACACCTAACCTCAGA GGGTTCGAGGCTGCCATCGCAGCCGGCGCGAAGGAAATCGCGGTCTTCGCGTCCGCGTCTGAATCCTTCTCCAGGTCCAACATCAACTGCACCATCGAGGAGAGCCTTGCTCGGTACCGCGGCGTCACAGCGGCTGCCAAGAAACACGGGCTAAGCATCCGGGG GTACGTGTCATGTGTGATTGCTTGCCCCGTTGGAGGCGCAACCGATCCGGCGAAGGTGGCGTACGTAGCTAAGGAGCTGTATACCATGGGCTGCTCGGAGATCTCGCTCGGCGACACGACTGGTGTCGGGACACCAG GTAGCGTGGTTGCTATGCTTCAAGCTGTCATGTCGTTTGTCCCGGTGGACAAGATTGCCGTTCATTTCCACGATACGTACGGGCAGGCCCTTGCCAACATCCTCGTCTCCCTTCAA ATGGGGATCAACATAGTGGACTCGTCGGTGTCGGGCCTTGGAGGCTGCCCGTATGCCAAGGGCGCCACTGGCAACGTCGCCACGGAGGATGTCGTGTACATGCTCCATGGCCTGGGGATCGAGAccaacgtcgacctcaacaagctCATGGAGGCTGGTGACTACATCTCCAAGCATCTGGGCAGGCCGCtgggttccaagaccgccactgcTCTCCGCAAGCTGACCGCCTGA